From the Manihot esculenta cultivar AM560-2 chromosome 3, M.esculenta_v8, whole genome shotgun sequence genome, one window contains:
- the LOC110612162 gene encoding meiotic nuclear division protein 1 homolog, protein MSKKRGLSLEEKRERILQIFYDSQDFFLLKELEKLGPKKGVISQSVKDVVQSLVDDDLVSKDKIGTSVYFWSLPSCAGNQLRNVHRKLESDLQSRKKRHAELVDQCDALKKGREESEEREDALAVLKAIELKHNELKEEMDQYADNDPAAFEAMKKATGVAHAAANRWTDNIFTLRQWCSNNFPEAKEQLENMYKEIGITDDFDYLEPLQIVPVGSVGDQVQEGNS, encoded by the exons TCTAAGAAACGAGGTCTTTCATTGGAGGAGAAACGTGAAAGAATTCTTCAGATATTTTATGACTCGCAGGATTTCTTCCTT CTTAAGGAGCTTGAGAAGTTGGGCCCCAAGAAAGGTGTAATTAGCCAGTCTGTGAAAGATGTTGTCCAGAGTTTAGTTGATGATGATCTTGTTTCCAAAGACAAGATAGGAACTTCT gtATACTTCTGGAGTCTTCCTAGTTGTGCTGGAAATCAG TTGAGGAATGTACACCGCAAACTTGAATCTGATCTGCAAAGCAGAAAGAAGCGGCATGCAGAACTTGTTGATCAGTGTGATGCATTAAAGAAGGGACGTGAGGAATCT GAAGAACGGGAAGATGCATTAGCTGTGCTAAAGGCTATTGAACTGAAGCATAATGAACTGAAG GAGGAGATGGATCAATATGCAGATAATGATCCTGCTGCCTTCGAAGCAATGA AGAAGGCTACTGGAGTCGCCCATGCAGCAGCAAACAGATGGACAG ACAACATCTTTACATTGCGACAATGGTGTTCAAACAACTTCCCCGAGGCTAAGGAGCAGCTTGAGAACATGTACAAGGAG ATAGGAATAACAGATGATTTTGACTATCTGGAGCCTTTACAAATTGTTCCAGTTGGCTCAGTTGGTGATCAGGTACAGGAAGGCAACTCTTAG